From the genome of Solidesulfovibrio carbinolicus, one region includes:
- a CDS encoding cation:proton antiporter domain-containing protein: MEIPVLPDVTVVFGLAVVVILVCHRLKVPAIVGMLLTGMLCGPHGLGLVRSAHDVEILSEIGVIMLLFTIGLELSLADLSRLKRPVFIGGSAQMALTWAVFFAVPYYLLDFSGGSSVLIGMLAALSSTAIVLKTLQECSQMEAPHGRVSLGILIFQDLLAVPMMLAVPLLAGRTFGFTNSIVYTVGKGALILVLLVFFAKKIMPGLLLSIVRTRSRELFLMTALAICMAVSLLTASIGLSLSLGAFLAGLLLSGSDYRENLHEAVLPFKDVFTSLFFISIGMLLNVGSASAHLGEVIVAALLLLVTKAALAGTAARILGYPTRTAVLVGMALCQVGEFSFILAKTGFDKDVISEHFYQKFLAASILTMVLAPFCITLAPRIAALVCRWLRVCDAPDELPAAHYSNHLIILGFGAGGRQLARAAKNAEIPYVILEMNPDTVRNEAKKGEPILFGDASKPGVLSHICVQEAKALAVVISDAAASRRAVEIARQENPALYIVARTRFNTEITALLDLGANDVIAEEFEASLGVFTRVMDKFMIPHDDIERMVADIRREGYKSMLPGSFDELAVHVPDKSLAGLHVAVFTVDTASPLAGRSLMDVHLRREHDLTVAAARRGDEFVPNPDGPFVLSAGDRLYVMGTAEALKKGAGLFRGA, encoded by the coding sequence ATGGAAATTCCCGTTCTGCCCGACGTCACCGTCGTTTTCGGCTTGGCCGTGGTGGTCATCCTGGTCTGCCATCGCCTGAAGGTGCCGGCCATCGTCGGCATGTTGCTGACCGGAATGCTCTGCGGCCCCCATGGCCTGGGGCTGGTCCGCTCGGCCCACGACGTTGAAATCCTCTCGGAAATCGGCGTCATCATGCTGCTTTTCACCATCGGTCTGGAACTTTCCCTGGCCGACCTGTCGCGCCTCAAACGCCCGGTCTTCATCGGCGGGTCGGCCCAGATGGCCCTCACCTGGGCCGTGTTTTTCGCCGTCCCCTATTATCTGCTGGATTTCTCCGGCGGCTCATCGGTGCTCATCGGCATGTTGGCCGCCCTGTCCAGCACGGCCATCGTGCTCAAAACCCTGCAAGAGTGTTCCCAGATGGAGGCTCCCCACGGCCGGGTGAGCCTGGGCATCCTCATCTTCCAGGATTTGCTGGCCGTGCCCATGATGCTTGCCGTGCCGTTGCTGGCCGGGCGCACCTTTGGCTTTACCAATTCCATCGTCTACACCGTGGGCAAGGGCGCGCTGATCCTCGTGCTGCTGGTCTTTTTCGCCAAAAAAATCATGCCCGGGCTGCTCCTTTCCATTGTCCGCACTCGCAGCCGCGAACTGTTCCTCATGACCGCCCTGGCCATCTGCATGGCCGTCAGCCTGCTTACCGCCTCCATCGGCCTGTCCCTGTCGCTGGGGGCCTTCCTGGCCGGGTTGCTCCTGTCCGGCTCGGACTACCGCGAAAATCTCCACGAAGCCGTGCTGCCCTTTAAGGACGTCTTCACGTCGCTGTTTTTCATTTCCATCGGCATGTTGCTCAACGTCGGGTCGGCCTCGGCCCATCTCGGCGAAGTGATCGTGGCGGCTCTCCTGCTGCTGGTCACCAAGGCCGCCCTGGCCGGCACGGCGGCCCGCATCCTGGGCTACCCGACCCGCACCGCCGTGCTGGTCGGCATGGCCCTGTGCCAGGTCGGTGAATTCTCCTTCATCCTGGCCAAGACCGGTTTCGACAAGGACGTCATCTCCGAGCATTTCTACCAGAAATTCCTGGCCGCCAGCATCCTGACCATGGTGTTGGCCCCGTTTTGCATCACGCTCGCCCCGCGCATCGCCGCCCTGGTCTGCCGCTGGCTGCGGGTGTGCGACGCGCCAGACGAATTGCCCGCCGCCCACTACAGCAACCACCTCATCATCCTGGGCTTCGGGGCCGGCGGCCGCCAACTGGCCCGGGCAGCCAAAAACGCCGAAATCCCCTACGTCATCCTGGAAATGAACCCGGACACGGTGCGAAACGAAGCGAAAAAGGGCGAACCCATCCTTTTTGGCGACGCCTCCAAGCCAGGCGTACTGTCCCACATCTGCGTCCAGGAGGCCAAAGCCCTGGCCGTGGTCATCTCCGACGCGGCCGCCTCGCGCCGGGCCGTGGAAATCGCCCGCCAGGAAAACCCGGCCCTCTACATCGTGGCCCGCACGCGGTTCAACACCGAAATCACCGCCCTGCTCGACCTCGGAGCCAACGACGTCATCGCCGAGGAATTCGAAGCTTCGCTTGGCGTCTTCACCCGGGTCATGGACAAGTTCATGATCCCCCATGACGACATCGAGAGGATGGTGGCCGACATCCGGCGCGAGGGCTACAAATCCATGCTGCCGGGCAGCTTTGACGAACTGGCCGTCCATGTGCCGGACAAGTCCCTGGCCGGGCTGCACGTGGCGGTGTTCACGGTGGATACGGCCTCGCCCCTGGCCGGCCGGTCGCTCATGGACGTGCACCTGCGCCGCGAACACGACCTGACCGTGGCCGCCGCAAGGCGCGGCGACGAATTCGTGCCCAACCCCGACGGACCGTTCGTGCTGTCGGCCGGCGACCGGCTCTACGTCATGGGCACGGCCGAGGCGTTGAAAAAGGGCGCGGGGCTTTTTCGGGGAGCTTGA
- a CDS encoding delta(1)-pyrroline-2-carboxylate reductase family protein: MSTAATTVTPPVASLFDYLALSDAVADVLRARKAGEAFAPERLAVPVPGGVLLCMPAADGAMAVVKTITVHPGNRERPVIQGEVTVLDAATGERLGSLDGPTVTARRTAAVTLLAARRLAKEPAGPLVVVGSGVQARGHAAAFWQGLGVREIVLCGRDPARLAAAASELAALGVTVAVTADPGERDRLTARAGLIVTATTSAEPVLADNVRDEAFVAAVGSFTPQAAELPASLVERASLFVDDLAAAKAEAGDYLRAGVDWGRVTPLEDVLDGAPPRPAGPVVFKSVGHALFDLAAARLAFILRS; this comes from the coding sequence ATGTCCACCGCCGCAACCACCGTCACACCCCCTGTCGCCAGCCTGTTCGATTATCTTGCCCTCTCGGACGCCGTGGCCGACGTGTTGCGGGCCAGGAAGGCCGGCGAGGCCTTCGCGCCTGAGCGTCTGGCCGTGCCTGTGCCTGGCGGGGTGCTTTTGTGCATGCCGGCGGCGGACGGGGCCATGGCCGTGGTCAAGACCATCACCGTGCATCCCGGCAACCGGGAGCGGCCGGTGATCCAGGGCGAGGTGACGGTGCTGGACGCGGCCACGGGCGAGCGGTTGGGAAGCCTGGACGGCCCCACGGTCACGGCCCGGCGCACGGCGGCGGTGACGCTGCTTGCCGCGCGGCGGCTGGCCAAGGAACCGGCCGGGCCGCTGGTCGTCGTCGGCAGCGGGGTGCAGGCGCGGGGCCATGCGGCGGCTTTCTGGCAGGGCCTTGGGGTGCGGGAAATCGTGCTGTGCGGCCGCGACCCGGCCCGGCTTGCGGCGGCGGCCAGTGAGCTGGCGGCCCTGGGTGTGACGGTAGCCGTCACGGCCGACCCGGGCGAGCGCGACCGGCTGACGGCCCGGGCCGGACTCATCGTCACGGCCACGACGAGCGCCGAGCCGGTCCTTGCCGACAACGTCCGGGACGAGGCGTTTGTCGCGGCGGTGGGGTCGTTTACGCCCCAAGCCGCCGAGCTGCCGGCCTCGCTGGTGGAGCGGGCGTCGCTATTTGTCGATGATTTGGCCGCGGCCAAGGCCGAGGCCGGGGATTATCTGCGGGCCGGCGTGGATTGGGGGCGCGTGACGCCCCTGGAAGACGTGCTGGACGGCGCGCCGCCGCGCCCGGCCGGGCCGGTGGTCTTTAAAAGCGTGGGCCACGCGCTGTTCGATCTGGCGGCGGCCCGTCTAGCATTCATCCTACGGAGCTGA
- a CDS encoding efflux RND transporter periplasmic adaptor subunit, with protein sequence MPVTISRSAARSSACAAVLLAFVLSALLAGCEKKKPQAEKPTPVEVTVMEAKATTAPLAVDGIGHVYAVRTVSVRSQVTGVLQKTLFAEGDVVKEGQLLLVIDPDSYKAKLDEAKSTLARDRATALQAKRDWLRFRDLVAQAVVSQEDYEQKRTAWQQADEQVKVDEASVVNAKVNLDYCYIHAPCTGVVGLQQYKTGNLIEANKDVIITLNQIEPINVQFAVAEKYLPDIRAYAAKGQLTVDVRYPGRQEVAAKGVLNVINNTVDTSTGTITLQGVFPNTDRALWPGQFVDASVVLAQTADTLLVPSSAVVATQSGASLFIAKPDNTVEIRPVTAGRKIVDQTVIEKGLAIGEKVITSGQIKLFPGVPIKIVDGTTYKEGPVSPQAVADKVKKSDAAAGAE encoded by the coding sequence ATGCCTGTCACGATTTCCCGCTCGGCCGCCCGGTCCAGCGCCTGTGCCGCCGTTTTGCTGGCGTTTGTCCTCTCGGCGCTGCTGGCCGGATGCGAAAAGAAAAAGCCCCAGGCCGAAAAACCGACCCCGGTCGAGGTCACGGTCATGGAGGCCAAGGCCACCACCGCCCCCCTGGCCGTGGACGGCATCGGCCATGTCTATGCCGTGCGCACGGTGAGCGTGCGCTCCCAAGTCACGGGCGTGCTGCAAAAGACCCTTTTTGCCGAAGGCGACGTGGTCAAGGAAGGCCAGTTGCTGCTCGTCATCGATCCCGACTCCTACAAGGCCAAACTTGACGAGGCCAAGAGCACCCTGGCCCGGGACCGGGCCACGGCGCTGCAGGCCAAACGCGACTGGCTGCGTTTCCGCGACCTGGTGGCCCAGGCCGTGGTCAGCCAGGAAGACTACGAGCAAAAGCGCACCGCCTGGCAACAGGCCGACGAACAGGTCAAGGTGGACGAGGCGTCCGTGGTCAACGCCAAGGTCAATCTCGATTACTGCTACATCCACGCGCCCTGCACCGGCGTGGTCGGCCTGCAGCAGTACAAGACCGGCAACCTCATCGAGGCCAACAAGGACGTCATCATCACCCTCAACCAGATCGAACCCATCAACGTCCAGTTCGCCGTGGCCGAAAAATATCTGCCCGACATCCGCGCCTACGCCGCCAAGGGGCAGCTCACCGTGGACGTCCGTTATCCCGGCCGCCAGGAAGTGGCCGCCAAGGGCGTGCTCAACGTCATCAACAACACCGTGGACACTTCCACCGGCACCATCACCCTGCAGGGCGTGTTCCCCAACACCGACCGCGCCCTGTGGCCCGGCCAGTTCGTGGACGCCTCGGTGGTCCTGGCCCAGACCGCCGACACGCTGCTCGTGCCGTCCAGCGCCGTGGTCGCCACCCAATCCGGGGCCTCGCTTTTTATTGCCAAACCCGACAACACCGTGGAAATCCGCCCGGTGACGGCCGGTCGCAAGATCGTGGACCAGACCGTCATCGAAAAGGGGCTGGCCATCGGAGAAAAGGTCATCACCTCGGGCCAGATCAAGCTGTTCCCGGGCGTGCCCATCAAGATCGTGGATGGGACGACCTACAAGGAAGGGCCGGTTTCCCCCCAGGCAGTGGCGGACAAGGTCAAGAAGTCTGATGCCGCTGCCGGGGCCGAGTAG
- a CDS encoding efflux RND transporter permease subunit codes for MTDLFIKRPVATTLLMAALVFFGIVSYFSLPISEMPSIDFPTIQVTASLPGADPETMASAVATPLERQFTSISGLQSMSSANSLGTTTITLQFDLSRNIDGAGTDVLTYINAAQGSLPTNMPSPPTFQKVNPADMPIIYIRVSSDTMPLFRVTNYAKVYIAQRISMINGVAQVAVYGDQTYSPRVQVNPDKLAALSIGIDEVANAFNNETVLQPTGSLYGIDRLFTIKAQGQLTSATAYNRQIIAYRNGSPVRLQDVGQTIDSTINDKNAAFFDQQQGIVIAVKRAAGTNTIQLVDAIRAMIPSIEATLPPSVKLEFLYDRSKSIKEAIDDVQFTLLLSISLVVIVVYLFLNNLPATIIASLALPTALIGTLSLMVFFGFSIDNLSAMAIILAVGFVVDDAIVMIENIVRHTEMGKKIMQASLDGARQIGFTIISMTLSLAVVFIPIMFMAGILGRVLNEMAITITLCILVSGFVTLSLTPMMCSRFLSGKISESGKIFKWIEHGYEKSLHLALRFRFFVMILSMAILGLTFWLFTVVPTGFIPATDSGIFYAFGMAEQSASFETMKDRVLKVGRVFMADPDVFKFIGVVGVGGPNTSMNNAAMFPLLAPMEHRKRSAQQIIDDLRPKMAEVPDLFVFMYNPPSIQIGGKQTKALYQYTLLSPDPGELYPVARKMAMSMRKLKEITDVNTDMQIDGPQVRIDIDRDKAQALGVTASSIETALMTAYAARQLTNLYGSTDTYKVIVEVQPEYQRRPDLLNKLYVRTNQTNSDGTPVLVPLNGLVKMTEDTGPLVVNHTGQLTSVTISFNTAGNYSIGEAVTAIEALSKQELPTNISYIFEGQATAFKESLASVPFLLFLAIMIIYLILGILYESFIHPITILSGLPSAALGGLLTLLVFGRQLDLYGFIGIIMLIGIVKKNSIMVIDFAIEAEKEGKSPFDAVFEGCVVRFRPIMMTTVAAIAGIFPIALGMGAGGDARQPLGLVVAGGLVISQMVTLYLTPCFYTYMDELQTWLVGHRAEKDEA; via the coding sequence ATGACCGATCTTTTCATCAAGCGGCCGGTGGCGACAACGCTGCTGATGGCCGCGCTGGTCTTCTTCGGCATTGTCTCGTATTTCTCGCTGCCCATCAGCGAAATGCCGAGCATCGACTTCCCCACCATCCAGGTGACGGCCTCGCTGCCCGGCGCCGACCCCGAAACCATGGCCTCGGCCGTGGCCACGCCGCTGGAGCGCCAGTTCACCTCGATCTCGGGCCTGCAGTCCATGAGCTCGGCCAACTCGCTGGGCACCACCACCATCACGCTGCAGTTCGACCTGTCGCGCAACATCGACGGCGCGGGCACCGACGTGCTCACCTACATCAACGCCGCCCAGGGCAGCCTGCCCACCAACATGCCGAGCCCGCCGACCTTCCAGAAGGTCAACCCGGCCGACATGCCCATCATCTATATCCGCGTCTCCAGCGACACCATGCCGCTGTTCCGCGTCACCAACTACGCCAAGGTCTACATCGCCCAGCGCATCTCCATGATCAACGGCGTGGCCCAGGTGGCCGTTTACGGCGACCAGACCTATTCGCCACGGGTCCAGGTCAACCCCGACAAGCTGGCCGCCCTGTCGATTGGCATCGACGAAGTGGCCAACGCGTTTAATAACGAGACCGTGCTGCAGCCCACCGGCTCCCTCTACGGCATTGATCGCCTGTTCACCATCAAGGCCCAGGGCCAGTTGACCAGCGCCACAGCCTACAACCGCCAGATCATCGCCTACCGAAACGGCAGCCCGGTGCGGCTGCAGGACGTGGGCCAGACCATCGATTCCACGATAAACGACAAAAACGCCGCCTTTTTCGACCAGCAGCAAGGCATCGTCATCGCCGTCAAACGCGCCGCCGGCACCAACACCATCCAGCTGGTGGACGCCATCCGGGCCATGATCCCGAGCATCGAGGCAACGCTGCCGCCCTCGGTCAAGCTCGAATTCCTCTACGACCGCTCCAAGTCCATCAAGGAAGCCATCGACGACGTCCAGTTCACCCTGCTTTTGTCCATCTCCCTGGTCGTCATCGTGGTCTACCTGTTCCTCAACAACCTGCCGGCCACCATCATCGCCAGCCTGGCCCTGCCCACGGCCCTTATCGGCACGCTCTCGCTCATGGTCTTTTTCGGGTTTTCCATCGACAACCTCTCGGCCATGGCCATCATCCTGGCCGTCGGGTTCGTCGTGGACGACGCCATCGTCATGATCGAAAACATCGTGCGCCACACCGAGATGGGCAAAAAGATCATGCAGGCCTCCCTGGACGGGGCGCGCCAGATCGGCTTCACCATCATCTCCATGACCCTGTCCCTGGCCGTGGTCTTTATTCCCATCATGTTCATGGCCGGCATCCTCGGGCGCGTGCTCAACGAAATGGCCATCACCATCACGCTGTGCATCCTCGTGTCGGGCTTTGTCACGTTGTCGCTCACGCCCATGATGTGCAGCCGGTTCCTGTCGGGTAAGATCTCCGAGTCCGGCAAGATCTTTAAATGGATCGAGCACGGTTACGAGAAGTCGCTGCATCTGGCCCTGCGGTTCCGCTTTTTCGTCATGATCCTGTCCATGGCCATCCTGGGGCTGACCTTCTGGCTGTTCACCGTGGTGCCCACGGGCTTTATTCCGGCCACGGACTCCGGCATCTTCTACGCCTTCGGCATGGCCGAGCAGTCGGCTTCCTTCGAGACCATGAAGGACCGGGTGCTCAAGGTCGGGCGCGTGTTCATGGCCGACCCTGACGTGTTCAAGTTCATCGGCGTCGTGGGCGTGGGCGGTCCCAACACCTCCATGAACAACGCCGCCATGTTCCCGCTTTTGGCCCCCATGGAGCATCGCAAGCGCAGCGCCCAGCAGATCATCGACGACCTGCGCCCAAAGATGGCCGAGGTGCCCGATCTCTTCGTCTTCATGTACAATCCGCCCTCCATCCAGATCGGCGGCAAGCAGACCAAGGCGCTCTACCAGTACACGTTGCTCTCGCCCGATCCCGGCGAGCTCTATCCCGTGGCCCGCAAGATGGCCATGTCCATGCGCAAGCTCAAAGAGATCACCGACGTCAACACCGACATGCAGATCGACGGTCCCCAGGTGCGCATCGACATCGACCGCGACAAGGCGCAAGCCCTTGGGGTCACGGCTTCGTCCATCGAAACGGCGCTCATGACCGCCTACGCCGCGCGTCAGCTCACCAACCTCTACGGCTCCACCGACACCTACAAGGTCATCGTGGAAGTGCAGCCCGAGTACCAGCGCCGGCCGGACCTTTTGAACAAGCTCTACGTGCGCACCAACCAGACCAATTCCGACGGCACGCCGGTGCTGGTGCCCTTAAACGGCCTGGTGAAGATGACCGAAGACACCGGGCCGCTGGTCGTCAACCATACCGGCCAGCTCACTTCCGTCACCATCTCCTTTAACACCGCCGGCAACTATTCCATCGGCGAGGCCGTCACGGCCATCGAAGCCCTGTCCAAGCAGGAGCTGCCGACCAACATCAGCTACATCTTCGAAGGCCAGGCCACGGCTTTCAAGGAATCCCTGGCCAGCGTGCCGTTTCTGCTGTTCTTGGCCATCATGATCATCTACCTCATTCTCGGCATCCTCTATGAGAGTTTCATCCACCCCATCACCATTCTGTCCGGCCTGCCCTCGGCGGCCCTTGGCGGCTTGCTCACGCTGTTGGTCTTTGGCCGACAACTCGACCTCTACGGCTTCATCGGCATCATCATGCTCATCGGCATCGTCAAAAAGAACTCGATCATGGTCATCGACTTCGCCATTGAGGCCGAGAAAGAGGGTAAGTCGCCCTTTGACGCCGTGTTCGAGGGTTGCGTCGTCCGCTTTCGTCCCATCATGATGACGACGGTGGCGGCCATCGCCGGCATCTTCCCCATCGCTCTGGGCATGGGGGCTGGCGGCGACGCCCGCCAGCCGCTTGGCCTCGTGGTCGCCGGCGGCCTGGTCATCTCCCAGATGGTGACGCTGTATCTCACGCCGTGTTTCTACACCTACATGGACGAGCTGCAGACCTGGCTGGTGGGACACAGGGCCGAGAAGGACGAGGCCTAG
- a CDS encoding mechanosensitive ion channel family protein, giving the protein MGRRVWKNAGIRAAFGVIGLLLTTLLWQAAWASATDEEQLWRSIADGLSQNVVLKRQELDRLHRDLPGIKNALGTDLSQVSSRLDQLLLLRGVAGDTPWASRTLLMELAELDKAVNVARGPLEDIRDALARTKQEYATLRQIRTQNASREYADLINEELAGPGREFKELKHAVDAVKEDVDAALAQADALTADIAAARNDETDRFIAVFGQTYLQSAGSLLHPANVMGLLDDVVEWADASPRFWGPILRFTPWGTFFLLGTVYAGLAFWAVRFLALRRSETWPSRRAGLACLAVGLGFFLARHSLLYVGNQFTSLVWVVFLAYGLYRLSGGGSVLAVLFGCFLAGVSLDIFNLPASAACAVWPVVSGLGVWRLTRGLGWRCPVVWLLLISGVAALAGFGPQAIMLVQAVFMLYLAVYVSGAVQRWLGAMAADRTRSIAHLAQPLAVTVLAALYIAWVLLFMGGPGLMEYVFAMTFSVGKATVSLDAVSGLVISFFLLRLVQAWFQESLTFINFRGKPMDPGLAHTVGAAFSYITWTLFILFSLHLFAVPLGALTWIASGLSVGIGFGLKDIVNNFISGLIIMFGGTVKKGDIIQQGKNLGEVVDLSVRNTIVRTLDNTTVIIPNSSFLRGEIVNLSYQGTTLRLTIPVTVAPGTKIKKVRKLLLGIAKEHKDVLKNPPPEVLLRTFGRLGLEFDLQVWIDNFIKKFDVQSELSTTIDQVFQDNKVLVPFQGVKVKYKPKGTEAMQLEAQREELRQKRGKVFGKVRLLRRVHARRRWPAPTPTTGGEE; this is encoded by the coding sequence ATGGGGCGTCGGGTCTGGAAAAACGCCGGAATCAGGGCGGCGTTCGGGGTCATCGGCCTGTTGCTGACGACCCTCCTGTGGCAGGCCGCCTGGGCCTCGGCGACGGACGAAGAACAGCTGTGGCGGTCCATTGCCGACGGGTTGTCGCAAAACGTGGTGCTCAAGCGTCAGGAACTCGACCGGTTGCACCGGGATTTGCCGGGGATCAAGAACGCTCTGGGAACGGATCTGTCCCAGGTCAGCAGCCGGCTGGACCAGCTCCTGCTGCTGCGCGGCGTGGCCGGCGACACGCCCTGGGCCTCGCGCACCCTGCTCATGGAGCTGGCCGAACTCGACAAGGCGGTCAACGTGGCTCGCGGCCCCCTGGAGGACATCCGCGACGCCCTGGCCCGCACCAAGCAGGAATACGCCACCCTGCGCCAGATCAGGACCCAAAACGCCAGCCGGGAATACGCCGATCTCATAAACGAAGAGCTGGCCGGACCGGGCCGGGAATTCAAGGAACTCAAGCACGCCGTGGACGCGGTCAAGGAGGACGTCGACGCCGCCCTGGCCCAGGCCGACGCCCTGACCGCCGACATCGCCGCTGCACGCAACGATGAGACCGACCGGTTCATCGCCGTCTTCGGACAGACCTATCTCCAATCCGCCGGGTCCTTGCTGCATCCAGCCAATGTGATGGGTCTTTTGGACGATGTCGTCGAATGGGCCGACGCCTCGCCGCGCTTCTGGGGGCCTATTTTGCGGTTTACGCCCTGGGGGACGTTTTTCCTGCTGGGTACGGTCTATGCCGGCCTGGCCTTTTGGGCCGTGCGTTTTCTGGCCTTGCGCCGTTCGGAGACCTGGCCGTCGCGCCGGGCCGGCTTGGCCTGTCTGGCCGTTGGCCTGGGCTTTTTTCTGGCCCGCCATTCGCTGCTCTATGTCGGCAACCAGTTCACCTCCCTGGTCTGGGTCGTCTTCCTGGCCTACGGCCTCTACCGCCTGTCCGGCGGCGGCAGCGTCTTGGCCGTGCTGTTTGGCTGCTTTTTGGCCGGGGTCTCGCTGGACATCTTCAATTTGCCGGCCTCGGCGGCCTGCGCCGTGTGGCCGGTGGTTTCGGGACTGGGCGTCTGGCGGCTGACGCGGGGCCTGGGCTGGCGCTGCCCTGTGGTGTGGCTGCTCCTGATCTCGGGCGTGGCGGCCCTGGCCGGCTTCGGCCCCCAGGCCATCATGTTGGTGCAGGCCGTGTTCATGCTCTATCTGGCCGTCTACGTCTCGGGGGCGGTCCAGCGTTGGCTCGGGGCCATGGCGGCCGACCGGACGCGCTCCATCGCCCACTTGGCCCAGCCCCTGGCCGTCACGGTGCTGGCGGCGCTCTATATCGCCTGGGTGCTGCTCTTCATGGGCGGCCCGGGGCTTATGGAATACGTTTTCGCCATGACCTTTTCCGTGGGCAAGGCCACGGTGTCCCTGGACGCCGTCTCGGGGCTGGTCATCAGCTTTTTCCTGTTGCGCCTCGTCCAGGCCTGGTTCCAGGAGTCCCTTACCTTCATCAATTTCCGGGGCAAGCCCATGGACCCGGGGCTGGCCCATACCGTGGGCGCGGCCTTTTCCTACATCACCTGGACGCTGTTTATTCTTTTCTCCCTGCATCTGTTCGCCGTGCCCCTGGGCGCGCTGACCTGGATCGCCAGCGGCCTGTCCGTGGGCATCGGCTTTGGCCTCAAGGACATCGTCAACAACTTCATCAGCGGACTGATCATCATGTTCGGCGGCACGGTGAAAAAGGGCGACATCATCCAGCAGGGCAAAAACCTTGGCGAGGTGGTGGACCTTTCGGTGCGAAACACCATCGTGCGCACCCTGGACAACACCACGGTCATTATCCCCAATTCGAGTTTCCTGCGCGGCGAGATCGTCAATCTCTCCTACCAGGGGACCACCCTGCGTCTGACCATCCCGGTCACCGTGGCCCCGGGCACCAAGATCAAGAAGGTCCGCAAGCTCCTGCTCGGCATTGCCAAGGAGCACAAAGACGTGCTCAAAAATCCGCCGCCCGAGGTGCTGCTGCGTACCTTCGGCCGGCTGGGCCTGGAGTTCGACCTGCAAGTGTGGATCGACAACTTCATCAAGAAGTTCGACGTGCAGTCCGAACTGTCCACGACCATTGACCAGGTGTTCCAGGACAACAAGGTTCTCGTGCCGTTCCAGGGAGTGAAGGTGAAGTACAAGCCCAAGGGCACCGAGGCCATGCAGCTCGAAGCCCAGCGTGAGGAGCTGCGGCAAAAGCGCGGCAAGGTGTTTGGCAAGGTGCGTTTGTTGCGGCGGGTCCACGCCAGGCGGCGCTGGCCGGCTCCGACGCCGACGACGGGAGGCGAGGAATAA
- a CDS encoding transporter substrate-binding domain-containing protein, with product MRRLLLAALGCAALVLAVAGQGACESKLEPVDPSFAGRTLTVGVVIAPPFVEKDPNGNYIGVAYDLWEDVAQDLGLRFTTREYGLEALLAAVRGGEVDVGVSALSLTPEREAQMDFSQPFYYSGLGIAVPAVAESAVERVVDAIFSSQVLFYVGSLLALLLLVGIGVWLLERRRNPEHFRPGGKGIGDGMWWSAVTMTSVGYGDATPKTFMGRALAMVWMFASVALLATFTAGITSSLTVDTLTGRVHGPDDLPKVRVGVLQDSAAEEELVAGHIGVRRYQTVDAGLTALVDGDLDAFVHDQPILHYYQHRDFTGDVRILPGFFDPQLYGFAFPRGSLLRKSVNVALLRRLVDTEYRAQLYGPYLGKQAIQ from the coding sequence ATGCGCCGACTTCTTCTGGCCGCCCTGGGATGCGCGGCGTTGGTGCTGGCCGTGGCCGGGCAGGGGGCCTGCGAGTCCAAGCTCGAACCGGTGGATCCGTCCTTTGCCGGCCGCACCCTGACCGTGGGCGTGGTCATTGCCCCGCCGTTTGTGGAAAAAGACCCCAACGGCAACTACATCGGCGTGGCCTACGACCTGTGGGAGGACGTGGCCCAGGATTTGGGCCTGCGCTTCACCACCCGGGAATACGGCCTGGAGGCGTTGCTCGCCGCCGTGCGCGGGGGCGAGGTGGACGTGGGCGTTTCCGCCTTGTCCCTGACCCCCGAGCGCGAAGCGCAGATGGATTTCTCCCAGCCCTTTTACTATTCGGGCCTGGGCATCGCCGTGCCGGCCGTGGCGGAAAGCGCCGTCGAGCGCGTCGTGGACGCCATATTTTCTTCCCAGGTGCTCTTTTACGTCGGCTCCCTGCTGGCACTGCTGCTGCTGGTCGGCATCGGGGTCTGGCTGCTGGAGCGGCGGCGCAATCCCGAGCATTTCCGGCCCGGCGGCAAGGGCATAGGCGACGGCATGTGGTGGTCGGCCGTGACCATGACCTCGGTGGGCTACGGCGACGCCACGCCCAAAACCTTCATGGGACGCGCCCTGGCCATGGTCTGGATGTTTGCTTCGGTGGCGCTTTTGGCCACCTTCACCGCCGGCATCACCTCGTCGCTGACCGTGGACACCTTGACCGGCCGGGTGCATGGCCCGGACGATCTGCCCAAGGTGCGGGTAGGCGTGTTGCAGGACAGCGCCGCCGAGGAAGAGCTGGTGGCCGGCCATATCGGCGTGCGCCGGTATCAGACGGTGGACGCGGGCCTCACCGCCCTGGTGGACGGCGATCTCGACGCCTTTGTCCACGACCAGCCCATTTTACATTACTACCAGCACCGGGATTTTACCGGCGACGTGCGGATTTTGCCGGGCTTTTTCGATCCGCAGCTCTACGGTTTTGCCTTTCCGCGCGGTTCGCTGTTGCGCAAGTCCGTCAACGTGGCCTTGCTGCGCCGGCTGGTCGACACCGAATACCGAGCCCAACTCTATGGGCCGTATCTGGGCAAGCAGGCCATCCAATAA